The Peribacillus sp. FSL P2-0133 genome has a segment encoding these proteins:
- a CDS encoding non-ribosomal peptide synthetase: MNRIISETEDRLLNLISVVIEPFEISLMEDMNESLSTNEKKDEFMSSIKREFGIQLTPEIISSQWNIEKLASFLDMLISMREVEVNQPYKRGKSEGMLSHNQDRMYLFDSLNERKMLYNMPFKFILNGVVDIDDLQQALDFMIERHETLRTNFKGEEHQILQFLSKKSRNIIAYEDCREVDPEVSNIMVTSHLTEEMERCFDLENDHLFNMKLFRIDEEKHYLVCNFHHIIFDGVSFVTFFEELMEIYERIQTGKVGDIPPLDMQYLDYAVWHKEWVKESTPSQRRFWESYLDQEEEALELPFDFQRPKSPSYSGGRMEMAITGELRVLIDRILKENGTTLYAFMMTAYQVFLSQYTGKNRIIVGSTVANRGQLEFARTVGCFVNTLPLKLTVDATESFHEILNRNRKVILDVLEHQAFPFEKIVEIINPDRDLSHSPLFQTALAMEESFDGNFSNSFFTLEQDKFEIPYSNYDLTIKVKGSHNLILEFEYSDELFRRETIERLMLSFEKWLFQICRNANKPIRHLEHLDDNQMNQLLFEWQGEVSDAHQNETITSIFERIVKKHSKKLAVADNGKSITYSELDQRSNVIAKLLRNNIENGSNKVGLHVNRSIDMVIGMLGIIKAGCAYVPLDPMLPAERLEYIINDSKMDICITNQVEVPAIKKIAKVIYLESVHYVDTECCNESIAPSDLAYIIYTSGTTGKPKGVMLSHRGVVNLIKSQNKYLQLVETSRVLQFATFNFDASIYEIFGSLLNGAELHIGNNKEEMFDLFALEYQIKREKLTHLVLPPAVLQELNIEGSDVKFVGSAGSECPIALLDRYRNINFYNAYGPTEYSVWTTIEMFKAFENNETANNKVSIGKPILNTDVYLLSPEQRLVPIGAAGEIYIGGEGLAVGYVNNDDLTKEKFIEHPFKSGKRLYRSGDLAKFTSDGELIFLGRKDNQVKIRGFRVEVDEISVNLNAYPQVSDSFIKVQDQPNLNKQIIAYFTSKQQVDHDHLKAFLKERLPSYMIPSFFMQVDKFPLNANGKIDSALLPVPVTRSNTVEEPETVNEKVLLRIFKTVLGLDDISIRDNFFELGGDSIQSIQICSLARQENIIISPKSIFENQTVAELSAIAKIEKRVMIQPIATRGNVELTPIQEWFFAEHTTSINHWNQSIVFSKDSCAQMEDIEKILSHIVEHHEGLLTLFKKHDNKYIGNIDSEHKTWELVYKDIHHLDEETRIRMRDEWESKAQRSLDISNGPIMKMLVLKEQSNKYRFFWVIHHLLIDAVSWRILLEDFNTLHDQALNNQTGKLAYKTSSFKDWSNFLKKYNESLMDPETLRYWEQKTKSEITDFKIAEAFIAKEERTMEKSFSEEETEILIQELSRQSKATVEEVLLSLIAKSLKKSFEVKDFWMEVEGHGREMADETMDVTRTVGWFTAMYPILLHSGETFDDTLKNTKNAIREIPNKGFDYGVIKYLRPGVIKEPDIHVTFNYLGRLDSQFESSNSRDFGEFENKPKLHFLALIQDGKLFIKIISKLAEEKMNLIIEAIGNVVMEIRGTEFDQASLIESDFPDAMLTEEDLFHILNSNK, encoded by the coding sequence ATGAACAGGATAATCAGTGAAACGGAAGATAGGCTATTAAACTTGATTTCAGTTGTTATCGAACCTTTTGAAATATCACTAATGGAGGACATGAATGAATCACTAAGCACAAATGAAAAAAAAGATGAGTTCATGTCTTCGATAAAACGGGAGTTTGGTATTCAATTAACACCGGAAATCATTTCAAGTCAATGGAATATAGAAAAGCTGGCAAGTTTTCTGGACATGCTTATCAGCATGAGGGAAGTCGAGGTAAATCAGCCTTATAAACGTGGGAAAAGTGAAGGGATGCTATCTCATAATCAAGATCGAATGTATCTGTTTGACAGCCTGAATGAAAGGAAAATGCTCTATAATATGCCATTTAAATTCATTTTAAATGGAGTAGTGGACATTGATGACCTGCAACAGGCATTAGATTTCATGATTGAACGCCATGAAACTTTGCGAACCAATTTCAAAGGTGAAGAACATCAAATCCTTCAATTCTTATCAAAAAAAAGCAGAAACATAATTGCCTATGAAGACTGTCGGGAAGTAGATCCCGAAGTCAGTAATATAATGGTCACCTCCCATCTTACTGAAGAAATGGAAAGATGTTTCGACCTGGAAAATGATCATTTATTTAATATGAAACTATTTCGAATTGACGAAGAAAAACATTATTTAGTATGCAATTTTCACCATATCATTTTTGATGGAGTATCGTTTGTCACCTTTTTCGAAGAGTTAATGGAGATTTATGAAAGAATTCAAACGGGCAAGGTTGGGGATATTCCTCCTCTGGACATGCAATATTTAGATTATGCTGTCTGGCATAAGGAGTGGGTCAAGGAAAGTACGCCAAGCCAAAGGAGGTTTTGGGAAAGTTATTTAGATCAAGAGGAAGAAGCATTGGAACTTCCATTTGACTTTCAACGTCCAAAATCACCTTCATACTCAGGTGGAAGAATGGAAATGGCGATAACGGGTGAACTCCGTGTATTGATAGATAGGATTTTAAAGGAGAATGGCACGACTTTATATGCTTTTATGATGACCGCCTATCAAGTGTTTTTAAGTCAATATACCGGGAAGAATCGAATCATTGTCGGGAGTACCGTGGCAAACCGCGGCCAGCTAGAATTTGCCCGGACAGTTGGATGTTTTGTCAATACGCTGCCATTGAAGCTGACCGTGGATGCCACAGAATCATTTCATGAAATATTGAACCGAAATCGTAAAGTGATTTTGGATGTATTGGAACATCAGGCCTTTCCATTTGAAAAAATCGTTGAAATCATTAATCCGGACAGGGATCTCAGCCATTCCCCATTGTTCCAAACAGCATTGGCAATGGAAGAAAGCTTTGATGGGAACTTTAGCAATTCATTCTTCACTCTTGAACAAGACAAATTCGAAATTCCTTATTCAAATTATGACCTGACCATAAAAGTAAAAGGTTCCCATAACCTAATCCTGGAGTTTGAGTATTCCGATGAACTTTTCAGACGGGAAACAATTGAAAGACTCATGTTGAGTTTTGAAAAATGGTTATTCCAAATTTGCAGAAATGCAAATAAACCTATACGTCATTTGGAGCATTTAGATGACAATCAAATGAATCAATTGTTATTTGAGTGGCAAGGTGAGGTTTCGGATGCACATCAAAATGAGACGATCACCTCCATATTCGAAAGAATCGTTAAGAAGCATTCAAAGAAATTAGCCGTTGCTGATAATGGTAAGTCCATTACCTATTCGGAATTAGATCAACGATCAAATGTGATTGCGAAATTGCTTAGGAATAATATCGAAAATGGCTCCAATAAGGTGGGGCTGCATGTAAACAGATCGATTGATATGGTGATAGGTATGTTGGGAATCATTAAAGCCGGATGTGCATATGTTCCGCTTGATCCTATGCTGCCAGCTGAAAGATTGGAATATATCATTAATGATTCGAAAATGGATATATGCATTACGAATCAAGTTGAGGTTCCTGCCATAAAAAAAATAGCTAAAGTGATTTATCTTGAATCCGTCCATTACGTGGATACCGAGTGCTGTAACGAATCGATTGCACCTTCCGACCTGGCTTACATTATTTATACTTCGGGAACGACAGGAAAACCTAAAGGTGTCATGTTATCCCATAGAGGAGTAGTGAATTTAATAAAAAGTCAAAATAAGTACTTACAACTTGTTGAGACCTCTAGGGTATTACAATTTGCCACATTTAATTTTGACGCTTCTATCTATGAGATTTTTGGAAGCTTATTAAATGGTGCAGAGCTGCATATCGGGAATAATAAGGAGGAAATGTTTGATTTATTCGCGTTGGAATATCAAATCAAAAGGGAAAAGTTAACCCACCTAGTATTGCCGCCTGCAGTTTTGCAAGAGCTCAATATAGAGGGATCTGATGTGAAATTCGTTGGTTCAGCCGGATCTGAATGTCCAATAGCTTTGCTGGATCGCTATCGAAATATAAACTTTTATAATGCCTACGGTCCAACGGAATATTCAGTATGGACCACCATTGAAATGTTTAAAGCATTCGAAAACAATGAGACTGCTAATAATAAAGTATCGATAGGCAAACCTATCCTGAATACTGACGTCTATTTACTAAGTCCGGAGCAAAGACTTGTCCCGATAGGTGCCGCAGGGGAAATATATATTGGTGGTGAAGGGTTAGCTGTTGGCTATGTGAATAATGATGATTTAACAAAAGAAAAGTTCATTGAACATCCTTTTAAATCTGGAAAGCGTTTATATCGCAGCGGCGACCTTGCAAAATTCACGAGCGATGGTGAGTTGATTTTTCTGGGGCGTAAAGATAATCAAGTAAAAATAAGAGGTTTCCGAGTGGAAGTTGATGAGATTTCGGTCAATCTCAATGCGTATCCGCAAGTAAGTGACTCATTCATTAAGGTTCAGGATCAGCCAAACTTAAATAAACAAATAATCGCTTATTTCACATCCAAACAACAAGTTGATCATGACCACTTAAAAGCATTTTTAAAAGAGAGATTACCAAGTTACATGATTCCTTCATTCTTTATGCAAGTGGACAAATTTCCGTTAAATGCAAATGGGAAAATTGATTCAGCGCTTCTTCCGGTACCCGTAACTAGAAGCAATACAGTGGAAGAACCTGAGACGGTCAATGAGAAAGTGCTTCTTCGGATTTTTAAGACTGTCTTAGGGTTGGATGACATAAGTATCCGAGATAACTTTTTTGAACTTGGCGGCGATTCCATTCAGAGCATTCAAATATGTTCTCTAGCAAGGCAGGAAAATATAATCATCAGTCCAAAATCTATTTTTGAAAATCAAACGGTAGCAGAGCTGTCAGCGATCGCGAAAATCGAAAAAAGGGTCATGATTCAACCTATAGCCACTAGAGGGAATGTGGAACTGACCCCCATCCAAGAATGGTTCTTTGCAGAACACACGACTTCCATCAATCATTGGAACCAGTCCATTGTTTTTAGTAAAGATTCCTGTGCTCAAATGGAGGACATTGAAAAAATTCTATCTCATATCGTGGAACATCATGAGGGATTGTTAACCCTATTTAAAAAACATGACAATAAATATATCGGGAATATAGACTCAGAACACAAAACATGGGAGTTAGTCTATAAGGATATACATCATTTAGATGAAGAAACGCGAATAAGAATGAGAGATGAATGGGAAAGTAAGGCTCAACGTTCATTGGACATAAGTAATGGACCGATCATGAAAATGCTTGTTTTAAAAGAACAATCAAACAAGTATCGCTTCTTTTGGGTAATCCACCATTTATTGATTGATGCAGTTTCCTGGAGAATTTTACTTGAGGATTTCAATACTCTCCATGATCAAGCTTTAAACAATCAAACAGGGAAGCTTGCTTATAAAACTTCTTCATTCAAAGACTGGTCAAACTTCTTGAAAAAATACAATGAATCGTTGATGGACCCTGAAACACTCCGTTATTGGGAACAAAAAACAAAAAGTGAAATAACGGATTTTAAGATAGCGGAAGCCTTTATAGCTAAAGAAGAAAGAACGATGGAGAAATCATTCAGTGAAGAAGAAACTGAAATATTGATCCAGGAATTATCAAGGCAATCAAAAGCGACTGTAGAAGAAGTATTATTGTCATTAATTGCAAAGAGTTTGAAAAAGTCTTTTGAAGTGAAGGACTTCTGGATGGAAGTAGAAGGGCATGGCAGGGAAATGGCGGATGAAACAATGGATGTTACTCGGACCGTTGGCTGGTTTACTGCGATGTATCCGATATTGCTGCATTCAGGAGAGACGTTTGATGACACTTTAAAAAACACGAAGAATGCTATAAGGGAAATTCCAAATAAAGGTTTTGATTATGGCGTTATCAAATATTTACGCCCTGGGGTCATTAAGGAGCCGGATATCCACGTTACTTTTAATTATTTAGGAAGATTGGACTCCCAATTTGAATCATCCAATAGCAGGGACTTTGGTGAGTTTGAAAATAAACCAAAACTCCATTTCCTGGCATTGATCCAGGACGGAAAACTATTCATAAAAATAATCTCAAAATTAGCTGAAGAAAAGATGAACTTAATAATAGAAGCTATTGGTAATGTCGTCATGGAAATCAGGGGAACTGAATTTGACCAGGCTTCTTTAATAGAAAGTGATTTTCCGGATGCGATGCTTACTGAGGAAGATTTGTTTCATATATTGAATTCCAATAAATAA